The genomic DNA ctgcacTGTAAAGCTGTCGTATTAAAAGTGCAATGTGACTAAaggttctgtgtgtgtctgatccTCAGGTCTCACTCGATGCTCACCTGTGCCTCTCCATCTAACTCTGGCAGCAGCGTGGCTGGGTTATTATATGATGGACAGCTCAATGACAGTCTGTTTGACAGTCTCATGGATCCTCCCGGCCTCCCTGGCCTCCCTGGCCTCTGTCTTCCCATGCAGGTACGTGACTTTTCCTATggcttgcagaaaaacaaatgtatggtCAGGCTGCATGCTGAAGAGAAGAGAACCTCATGAACACCTCGAGTGTGTTAAAACCAATAATGACGGTGTATGCTTTTAAGAGGAGCTAAAGATGTAATGTTGTGAAACTCTCTATAATGCCTcaagatttaaaaatgattcttTATCTCAGGTGTCGAGGCCACCCAGTCAGTCGTCCCAGTCCAAGAtgagactgtttgtgtgtcGCCATGGCGAGAGGATGGATGTGGTGTTTGGGAAACACTGGATCACTCAGTGCTTCGACACTAAAGGTTTGCATGGATGCAAGAttaatgacactttttttttttaagacttgtGGCTTACATTAGACACCTTTTGAGTGTAGTATTTCCTTCTTCTGTAagatttccatttgtttttgtgtaggCCGATACATTCGATCTAATCTCAACATGCCATCCAGCCTGCCAGCTAGAACCGGAGGGCACCGAGATTATGATAAGGATTGTCCAATTACTGTGTTTGGCTCCACCCAGGCCCGTCTTGTAGGtcagtacatttttatatacactttattttgatgttGATGTTAAAAAGTTACTATGATTATTTAAGGATTTAGCTTTTCACCAATTGTTAAAATACAGCAGAGAGTATGTTTACATAAAGATTAAAATGCCTTAAAATCACACTGGGTTTTGGTCCATTTCAGGTGAAGCCCTGTTGGAAAGCCAGACAAAAGTAAACTTTGTTTACTGCTCTCCGTCTCTTCGCTGCGTGCAGACAGCTCAGAACATCCTGCAGGGTAGGACTTCATCATTACTGCAGACAAGTTATACAGTGTCTAGTCAGGTTCTTCAGCTGGCATGTTACGcaatatgcatacatttaaaaaaggttacTGCTGAATGATAATGTTGGATTCTTATCATCGTTGGTTTTGGATCTGAAACCTTTCATCCGGCTAGCATCTCAATAGGATGTGTCCAGTTATATCAAGCTTTCAAATCTCTGTAGTACCTAGAGGCATCATtacgaaacaaaacaaaaagagaaatagaaaCTAATTCTGACTTATTTTTCCCATCACTTACTTTCTTTCAACACAGCAAAACAcctaatgtctttttttttttctgtcaaaaccTTTAAACGTCCAACTAATTTCATGTTAGGGCACATGGGACTAACGCAATTTCATGTGAAGATGTGTTGAGCAAGACAAAATGACATGACAGAGTAGATGTAGAGATAACTTATCTTCTTCTACAGTTTATCTCTGTGTCTCACGCTTTGTCAGGTCTTCAGCTGGAGGGAAAGACAAAAATCCGTGTGGAGCCTGGATTGTTTGAGTGGACCAAGTGGGTTTCAGGCACATGTTTACCCGTCTGGATTCCTCCAGCCGAGCTGGCTGCTGCTAACCTGAGTGTGGACACAACATACAGGTACACAGCAACACCAACGCTAAAGCATCTACAAGCTTTCATCTGTGATGCTGCAAGTTACTATAATCTTTTCGAACTATTGTTTTGTCCCTAGACCTCATTTTCCCATAAGTAAGTTGGCGGTGTCGGAGTCTTATGACACCTACATCAGCAGGAGCTTCCAAGTAGTCCAAAAGATCCTGGCGGAGAGCAAGAACCTGGGTAAAGTGGTGTTGTAAACacgttttcaaatgaataccAACTGGCTGCAATGCCCACTTTCTTTTTCGAGATGATTAGATTTGAATGCTTCTTGTTAACTGTTGTTTTCCAGCTCTATATTATAGCTCTCGTGGTTATACGTTACATTGAGCATGAGCCAATAAAATCAAAACTAAACAATCATACGGATCTGCATTAAACAGGCTCCTGCTTTGCTAGCCCTACACAAAGACTATATAGCTGACTTTACACACAATAGGGTGACGCAATAAGCACTTTGTTTTTATCCTGCTGGCCTTCTGAATCGAAATGTTTAATTTGGATGATGTCCCAATCTCTATATGAAAGGACATGAGTCAAAGAACATTTCAAGCTGCATATTATGGACTACTGAGTGCCCATAGATAGTATAAAAAGCTAATGGTGTTGCTGGAATGTGGTTCCGCGTTCCCTACCTCTTTCACACAGGAAACACGGTCCTGATTGTGGCCCATGCTTCCTCCCTGGAGGCTTGCACTCGCCAAATACAAGGCCTCAGCCCCCAAAACTCCAAGGACTTTGTCCAAGTGGTCCGAAAGGTCAGTTTTATGATTCAGTTTCAGTGCTTTTTCATTTCCCACTTCTTTGATAACATTCACATCCATCTTGTCTTTGTGCAGATTCCTTACTTGGGCTTTTGTGCTTGTGAAGAAATGGGAGAGACCGGGGTGTGGCAGCTGGTCGACCCACCCATCTTGCCCCTGACACATGGACCCAATCACAGTTTCAACTGGAGGGAAATGCTAATGCAAGACTGAAGAATTTGCTGCCTGGCTCTCTCTATCTTTTGGCAGCTCTGAActgctgaaaaatatttatttttaacccacCCTTTCTGCTATAAATTTAGCCCAACtaccaaaaaaaacacgtcTGGCTTCCGTCAAAGACatcatgcaaaaaatatattgcaaTTTTATTCAGACGCACTGCTCAGGAATGAGAAAATACAGTCTGTATTGAGATCGCTGCAAAAAATGAGCTACAGATCGGGCGGCAGTCCCTTAACGTTCCAATTCTTTGCCCATAGCGGTGCTACAAGAACTGTGGACATTTCTTGATTGTTGATGATGAATCAGGTTTTATGCCACGAGAAGCTGTCACTTAGCTCTGTCTGTGGCTACTCCGCAGGCGGGACGGTTAAAGACTCTGTGTTCTGCCGCCTTCTCACACACTGTGACAAGAAATAGATGAGAAAGACTTGTACCacagaaatatttttacatgtgtcagaaattattatttaactcGTAGCTACGACCctcctgcaaaaaaaagcacaaaagaaaTGTTGACAATCAGATAGGGGAGAACTGATCTTCATTGTTTCTGGTGCTGAGGTGGGAAGTTTATGATACCTGTTTTATTCCTGTAAATGTCATATCATTAAGTGGTTCTCCTGAGTTAACATTTATGTGCACACATAATTGTTTCACCTTCCTTTAATGCAGTTTTGATTGCCACCACAGGAGTAACCAAGTCaatatgacttaaaaaaattaatataaTGAAATGCGGACTGCTGTCGGGTGCATTGACTAaaacgtttgtttttttaatcatgaccCTGACATTCTTTTAGCCTGATAACCACACTGCTTTTCAAACACTtgtgcatttaatttgttttggttATGTCAGATGATTTAAGTGCTTACCGTCTATACCACTTACTTGTTGTATGACTCAGAAGTTCTATTGATACTGAATAAAGCAAGGTTGTGGAGTTATGAAGGCCTGTAAATATATGCCGGTGCCTTAtgttctgtaaaaaacatgatgttttatGTATGGGAATTAAGGTTACTCTTTATCTTTGGTTCCGatttacataaacatcacaacaTTTGAACAACATTTACAGCCCCACCTTTTTAACTCTAACCCACCAAATTTGAAGACGTTTACAATCTGTCTTGCAGCAGTTAAAATGTGCACTTAATGTTGAAAACATACCTACCAATAGGTTTGATTGCCTTTAACTCTTACTCTACTGAGCACCAGTTGCAATATCTGTCACATGCTGAAGAGCAgtattgaaaaaatacattaggGACAAAAttatagacttttttttctcattttgacttgtcatatcTTGAAAAGCACTGGTGGAAttataaaacatgatgattaaGTTTCTTAATAAGTTATTCCATACTGGAATTTCCAGTGAACCTTAGTATATAGTTACCATATCCTCTATTAACTGGAATACAACcatcatattttaattttttcattaaatacaCCTGTGTATTTGTTTCTATGGTATTAGATGGCAAAATGTCTGCTTGGTTTATCAGTTCTTCAGAatcaaaaaactacaaatgaattaaagaattcagctttttttaatgtaaatattgttAAGGTACATTTCACATTCCTGGCTCTATTCTTAGAAGTATTACATTTGACCTAActaagtctcttttttttccctgcaaATGTTTTGTCAGGCTTCTCTATCTGAATATCTCCCGACAACAAGAATGGTTTTGGGTTACCCTAAATTGGAATTATAACTACTTTAAAAAGCTTGAaatgtttggggaaaaaatggatAAGGGTTATGAATACTTCGCATTTACTTTTGCATTTAATGAACTAGTAATGTAACTACAGTGAGACAGTATTAACTAGTTAGCTAACGGCTACTAGCAAAAAGTGATATTGCTAACCAGAGCTTCATATCTCGATAATTCAGGTGAGGCATTTTATGTTCGTTCATgaaatgttggtttgtttttaggctgctgaaatgttattgttatttgtggaaacatgaacaaaacattaactTGATTATAGTTAGCTATTGTTAACGTTAATGACAGAGTTACCTTTAAAGGTATTTATATGGTATTACACCTGTAAAGCTaggtgttagcatttagcactGCATTGAGCTAACAGCGTCACTGTTAAATCACATGTGCTCCTCGTGCTGCTAATTGTGTAGTGTAGTTAAATATTGTGGTTTAAGAAAAAGGTAGGTATTATGTACACGGTTTACACAATAGTTTGGCCGTTAATTGAACATTGGGAAGCACTGTTTAGTGTAAGAGGTTTGATAGTTTATAGGTTTTATAGCCCGACTTCATTATTTAAGCCAACAGTTCTCTTGATCTCTTACTTGTGAGTACAGTGAGTGATGCTACTGGTGGCTGTGTTTTAGTTGATGAATCTTAAGGAAATGCTTTCAACATAGATTTAAACCTTATAAATCACTGGTTGTGATTAAACACAGGTTTCTGTTGAACCACATTCATTacattgtataatatatttagtcatgttttaatgtgataATAATTCATCCTTTTTTGCTTAAACTTGGTGCACTTTGCAGAATGGTAGCAGCATACAAATCACTCCTTCACTTTATACATGAATTCAATTATGAATTTCGAACATACAGCCATACTATTTTGCCACTCATAATCTGCCTAAAATACAACTCTCTGTTTGAAGGgtaaaatgtaatgtagcaGAACATCTCTCTGGATTTGTTTtggttgatttaaaatgatgaaaacgTTTTAATTGACAATCTGATAGTCCGTCTCGACCTTGTGAGGCATCATGATAGTTTTAATTACTTTCAGAAATGCTGAGGGAATCTTTTGTGCACTGAATTGTTACTAACCGTAAACTCAGAACAGCTTGGTCTGCACACccatagaaaatgtaaaaacttcGTTTCCTTCACAGTAAGCAGGGTCCTTAGATAACAGTCCATACACACAAAGATTGCCATctcaaaatactttaaattagAATTATAGTTTTAAAATACTATGAAATGAAGTGAAAGTGATTAAACTGTCTCACTCAGGCATTCAGGCCTTGTACTTTCAAACAGACTAATAGTTTAAGAAACACTAGATGGTGCTATTTGATGACCAATATCAGAAGCAGTCCTGTACCGGCCAGCCTCAATGTCTAAACGTTTTTTATGTGAGTTATGTGCACTAAATTCTAgaggtatttttatttattctttatcaGATGAGACCAGTAGTGTTTTGACTTTAAATTTTGACGGTTGAATATTTATAAAGTTACAAACAGCATATTTGCAAAGATAAAGACATCAGAAAAAAGATTATTGTAATATTGTTTAAATCATAATGATAAACTCAAAGCAAGTGTGGATGATTCTTTGGAGAACGGTCCCTCAACAACCTGCTAACTAATCCTGCTGAAACAGCTGATACtataacatattttataaaacatttacatgcaTTCCTCTTGAAATAGCATGTGTAAAATAAGGTAGCTTGGGTCTTACTGGTTATGTTGGTTTAAACTTCATTGATGCATTTTCCTGCAGGGGTCACAGGGCAGTGGCAGCAAAGACCAACATCCTTGCAGGCAGCAGGTAGGTGTTTGGTGACACGTTCTCCCCTTTCCAGATTGTAGTTGAACACTTTGATTGAGATTGGGTCTCTGTTTCCAGCGTCCAGGATCAATGAAAGTATGAGAAAAAGGAGTAGCTGTACTGGCGATTTGCATATCGGACAATTTTCTTTCATACATGTAATGTATATGGTACAAGTTAATGAAcagattatattattttattcaatacatatatattttgttggCAAGTTGCCATGGGATAAGCAGGATCCAATTAGCCCTTACTTATAGTTGttttcaattaatcaataaatcttAAATATCAGTTTAATGTATTAAATGGATTGTAATTTCTTTTACAATAttcttcaaataaataaatatgtatttacacatttttaagcACTGatcttaaaaaatgatttactaaTTTGTCATTGTACTCCATCTACTGTTTACAGTTTGCCGtttatcaacataaaaaaataaaaaattcctTCAAAATATGCAGCCGCTCTGCCAtgcttaaattaaaataaaaacacccttGTAAAAGTCATTCGAGCAGTCATTGGCCGGCTATCTTTtccagtgagaaaaaaagactttccTATGTCCTTCCACCTACTGGATTTTCTATCATCTAAGTCTTTCAGACTTAAATGGGAACAGGAACATGAACCTCTGAGCCATAACACTGCTGTGCTGTATGATCTAGAACAGATAATAACCAATGTCCCTCAGCTGTGTTCTAACATGGGACACAGGCTGAGAGACAATGTTagatgttttttccttttacctGCATTAACTGACTTTTGTTGGCCACTTGGTGGCAGTACAACAAGCTTTAAATACAACACTGACATGTTACATGTTACAGTTGATAGGGTGATTGTAATTGCAAAGAgctgcctatttacacatccagctaATGCAGAACACAGGTAGCATTACTTTGAGTGCAATATTCTTCATTTAgatctgttttggtctccaccgtctcctgagggaaatatctatCTCTTTGGTTGCTAGATGCTCCAATGTTGCTTACTTTATCTGCTGATCAGAGCTTTTATGATTGAAAACTGCTGCCTGCTGTGGCTGGAAGCCAAATTGATGAGAGCATAAGAGTAAATCAAAAGAGTAGAATTCAATCATAAAAGGTCAATTTTAACTATGATTTGATCTGTtgctaatataaaaaaaaatgtattacaaaatgtgtaatgtgatgtaaatgatttatataaatgttttttttatgtatttttgtccATGGACTAATCAAATTTTAAACTTATTAGTAGCTATTTTCGTAGTTTGTTTTACCAATCAAGAAATCGTAAAATCAAATCCTAGATCTGTTATGATCTTTTTGAATTAGAGATTCACAGTATATAAGTGCAACAGGCATTGTACGCGTTTAAAATGCACGGTCCCTTTGATCTATTGCATGCACTGTTGCTCCCTCAGTAAACTATGGGctaaggttgtttttttgttactaCAAAATTATAGAAACTATTACGGTGCTGAACCACTGCTGTCCATGCACATGAGAAACAGATTGTAAAAGGATTTTGGGTAAGCAATTTAGATTGAACACCATGAGTGGAAAAATCAGGGATGAGCATAAGGCTGTTTGCTGACTTAAATGCAACAGCTTTCTGGTATGTctacacaaacagacatttctatttttcatttgtcCGCCTCACTCCTGCCTAACAGAAGCTATACGCTTGTTTGACCAATATAGCTGTCTACACAGGCCCGTGTAGACAGTAACACGAGCGTATATGCAACCCaaagcatatttttatttttactttgagtACATGGTGTTACACTAACATTACCATGACAACAGTCATCTGTCAGTGGGCAAATTATCACtgaaaatgtttataaatgtcAATTTAACAACAGAAGTTAATGTAGAATTAGGCTACATTGGCGGAATGAAGTGTTGGATctcattcattaaaaatgttttttttttttataaagaatgaCACGGCCACTTACTGTAGTAGcagtgaaatataaatatatctggAGATGACTCAAATTATTTGATCACAGATTTAGACGTTGAACAACGGAGCTAGTCATCCTGACCACTAATAGGGTTTGACACAGCTGTCACGAGTTAGTGAGGCCACTTCATATTCTCAAGATGGGCTAAACTGGCTCCAGAGATACAAGAACAGAGAGATGTGAATACACTGCAGCAGTGCAGCAAATACAGACGCTCAGACAGAGAAGACATCTTTAGTAAAGTTTGACTCAAATAGCAAAGGCTTTACCTAAAACTATCAAGGGCTTTTTTTGACCTGGATTACATGCTGcactttaatttaatacaaataaataatttacttttttgatatcagaaaacatttgagtTCTGCTTTGACCCCTGTAAGCACTATTTGGTCTTTCAGAGTATTAGGTAAGTGAGAGCTAGCAGAAGCTGTTTGAGGCCAGCTTTTGCCCAAGGGAGGCATTGAGTAATGTTTCCAAAAGCCTGCATGGGTCCACCCCCTTGCCTCTTtttataaatctgaaataaCAACACCATCATGATAGGCATTCTTGCCTCGCTTGCTTGCTGGGTAAAAATAATACTCGTCACTAATGCATTGTTTCTGAATGTCGTTTAGAAAATTCGTAATGAGGGTCGGAACGCATTTTCTACAACACAGCAGCTGattattactacttttacttaaaagatGTGACATgctcaattactttttttacagaactacattttgcatttcattgtaTCTCTATAGCTTTGACTCTTACTCAGAAAGAGCATAAAATATATGCTTTTCTAAATGGGAACAGGTAAACAAGTTGTTTTGAGAGCAACATCAGATCATTTTATAATGCTGCATAACTTCCAgatgaacatgaagaacatcaATGATCTCATTTCACTTCTAGTCTCCATATCAGTCGGTACAAAGGTATTGGTAAGGAACAGCCGAAAGTCTGGCGATGGGTTTTAATCTCTAGAACAGTTGCAAACATTAACTTAGTTTGTACAAAGCTTCTGGTCATTCTGTCAAGAAAGAGTAGCTGCTTTTTTGTTCATAGCTTGCTTTGTGAATTATGcaagtaagaaagaaaagggcTCTGTATTGTACCTACAGCTGCTCAAGAAACAGCAACTCCTGAGTCCTTCTCTATTCTGTCCTGGAACTGttggggagagagggaggagaggaggaggagtaaggTTGGAGTCCCACATAAGGGGAACCACTGGCAAAGGAGCCGTTTTGTCCTGAGCTCCTCTGAGCTGCCTATGCCTCTCTGTTTGTATTCGCTAGGAGTCAGCATGCACCTGTGTGTTTGAGCTCTCACTGGTCTCTCTCACTCCTACGGGTTGTTTATCAATGCTGACATGCTAGCAGCTCGTGCAGCAATCAGCAGGAGAGAAGCAGAGCTGGACCCGGTGGACTCAAAATAACATGAACTCAGAGCAAAGGAATTGTGCTTGGAGAGTTTCTGCCTCCATCTTAAGACGAAACACTTCTGAGGAGCAAACTTGCCTAGCTGGAATGAAAGACTGTCAACAAGCAGACTTGTGTGGATAAAGGGTGAGTTACTCACAAACAGCTTAAATTAATCTAGTTTATGTGGTTTCAAACAGGATCAGTATAAAAAGTTTGTACCTACTATTACAACTGCTGTGACGCCTTTAAGCAAACGGTACAATACAGTTGCACTCATACGGTTGAgctgttatttctttctttgtgaatgtgtgtgcacaggCGTGTGTGGGGgcgtgtgttgtgtttgttggatTTTATGATGCCTCAGCTGGTCAGTGGTTCATCTCTGGATAAGACTCAGCTGCTCCGATTCTCTGAGGgtatgtcttgttttttcttttgttcatttgtccagaaataaacacacgcgcaaatgcacacacacaggaagcaaCAGGGCAGTGTGATGTCTCCAGAGCAGACAGCATTTACTCCTGCTGGTTCAAGTAACAGCAGCCTACTTGTAAACAAGTAATCGATACATTTATTCCAATCCTGATAACATTCTAAACAACTCATTCAGTCTGGGTTGTTGGTGGTAGATTATCTCAGACTTTGGAGAGGACAACATTGTTGGCAAAAACAAGGCgatttttctttgtaaaaacatACACTTGGAAtttgtaacaaaaaaagtacattttaaattcctTGCAAGTTTGTTGCAATAGTCAGTCATTCAttcaatttgtgttttgttcGAAATTGTTGCTTTATGCTGTTTTTCATTGGACCTGCTAttctaaaataattattttatatttaagcaTGATCAGGAGCTCAAAGGACATGGTGGATGTTTGTATGCTTTGTGCTGTACACGATGAATGCAATAGAGAAACATTTAAGGTTAATAGCCAGTCTTCTCGCTGCTAGAATAGTGCGGCTGCttgtttaaaggtgcagtgtgtaggatttatcGTCATCTAgaggtgaggttgcagattgcaaccaactgaaactgtTCCCATGTGCCTAGTGTGTATTCCACTCTGTTtatgccaatagatccccctgaatgctacacactgttcgTTTAAGTGCAGACGTGTTGCTGGCAGCTTAAACAGATGTTGACAGACGAGGTCGGAGTTGATCACTCTGGCGGTAATAAACAGAGAGttacaaagaaataattaaaagttaaatgagTATCATGAGTTTTAAACCACATAGTGGTTGTAGAAATGTTTATTAGAGCTGAAAATAACGATATTTCAGTTTAGAAAAGAGAAGTGTCAGACAACAAAATCTGGGACCCGATCGGAAAAAAACCCGGTGGAAAACCCGCCTGAGCCTGATGTGCAATTCAATGAGCCGCCTTATCAAAAAGAGTAGCAACAGGTTTTTCTCTAGACTTCACAGTTCACATTCTCAGTCTTGCCCCAAAAATCGAGTTTTTGTCCTGTATATATAGTAAATTAGCATTAGTAACATACAACACATAATTTGGACCCTGGCCTACTCGATTAGAATTAGTAACATTTAGCCATCGTAGCCTTCTGTTCATCATTTGGGTAACATCCAGGATGTAAAGAAAATGCTGAAACAGAAAGGCTTCAATTGACGACTAAAATAGCTGCTTGAATCCATTTAAGCCACGAGTGGgcagaaaagcaacaaaacaacctTACAAAGACACAACTCCGATGTATTAATCGACTTAAATTGGGAACATATAAGAaaacagttgcctatttacacatccagcagacatggaTCAACGTAAGCATTCATTTGGGTCTTGCCAAGTGTTACTCcaatattccctttttttttttgttgccttgtTGTTTCCAAAAACTCCTGCGAAAAATATCTGGGTCTTACGCTAACTAGATGTAGATTTTCTGCACCAGATAGTCTGATTACATCAAAGAAAATCATGGTCAATGAAATTAAATTGATCAGTAACTTTGCCCTCAATTGTTAGCTTTGTTCCAAACTGTAGCTCTGTGATGAACAACCCATGTTGTGATATCTGGTACATTGGCTGTcatgttttgtaattttactttttaatatacA from Anoplopoma fimbria isolate UVic2021 breed Golden Eagle Sablefish chromosome 24, Afim_UVic_2022, whole genome shotgun sequence includes the following:
- the ubash3ba gene encoding ubiquitin-associated and SH3 domain-containing protein B, whose protein sequence is MAAKEDLYAKVTPRRQRQSRPSTIKHGSTLDVLLSMGFPKTRALKALVSTGGKNVQAACDWLFSHVDDPFLDDPLPREYVLYLRPSGPLLQQLTHFWQQSRLSCGKNKAHNIFPHITLCQFFMCADGKVEALTDALQTTVTKWKGRIPMPLPLELYTSSTFIGLFVDEQMAEVLKSFASDFATEATAKADVHVEPHKKQLHVTLAYHFQTSHLPILEKLAKTVDVSSGCDWLAVLFSRDIRFANHETLQVMYPYAPQNDDELELMPGDFIFMSPVEQSSASEGWVYGTSLASGLSGLLPENYVNRADESDTWVIHGSHSMLTCASPSNSGSSVAGLLYDGQLNDSLFDSLMDPPGLPGLPGLCLPMQVSRPPSQSSQSKMRLFVCRHGERMDVVFGKHWITQCFDTKGRYIRSNLNMPSSLPARTGGHRDYDKDCPITVFGSTQARLVGEALLESQTKVNFVYCSPSLRCVQTAQNILQGLQLEGKTKIRVEPGLFEWTKWVSGTCLPVWIPPAELAAANLSVDTTYRPHFPISKLAVSESYDTYISRSFQVVQKILAESKNLGNTVLIVAHASSLEACTRQIQGLSPQNSKDFVQVVRKIPYLGFCACEEMGETGVWQLVDPPILPLTHGPNHSFNWREMLMQD